DNA sequence from the Chlorocebus sabaeus isolate Y175 chromosome 25, mChlSab1.0.hap1, whole genome shotgun sequence genome:
CCAGAAGATGCACAGGCAAATGGGAAGCTCTGAACTCCACCAACCGGATTTCCCAGGTTTTGCCAAAAGCCACAGCAGGTACAAGTCAGCATTGCTCATTGGAGGTCAGCCCAGGGCCCTcggcggggtggggtgggatgggggaagCGCCCATCTCTGCCGCATGCACACCTGAGTGATTGTAGTGCCTCTGCAGGCGCTTCAGTTCCGCCTTGAACATCTGCTGCCAGCCCCTCAGCAGCTGAGTGTACCTCTCCCAGTGATCAGGCGCGAGGTTCTCTGCCATCCATGGGGCCCGTGGCTCCTTCTGCCGAGTGACACTGTCATATGTGGTAATAGGGTGTGAGTCCACATACCCAACTGAAATAAATTCAGGGACCCCATGGCCAGGATCCGAAACGCCCAGAAAATATCTCAGAGAGTGCGTCCCtgggaaggaagcaaagaaggaagacATGTAGGGTCCCAGACTATCCAGATTCTTCAACTGCATTCATTTAGCCCCACACGAGTGCTCCCTACTCAGCTATACCGAGGCCTCCAGGCCCCAGCTGCTGTTTCCGCTTACAGAACCACAGAACCCAGGAACCAGGGCCTGGACAAGAACAGAGCTCCAGCCCAGTGACTTGGAACCTTTCTTGTTCAGGTTTGCAAATGCAGGATGGAATTTTATAGGTAATCTCAACTCATAAGCAAAGTacagagcaagcttgtccaacccacggcccaggatggctttgaatgtggccaaCACAGAATTTGTAAACGTTCTTAAAACATGaggtttttttgtgattttttttttttttttttttttttttttagcttatcagctattgttagtgtattttatgtgtggcccatgACAATTCTTCTAATGTGGCCCAGGaaaaccaaaagattggacacccctggtaTAGAGTGCTGCTCTGGTTATAGGGGGAATGGGGAAGACACAGGGG
Encoded proteins:
- the LOC103230492 gene encoding major histocompatibility complex class I-related gene protein-like; protein product: MQLKNLDSLGPYMSSFFASFPGTHSLRYFLGVSDPGHGVPEFISVGYVDSHPITTYDSVTRQKEPRAPWMAENLAPDHWERYTQLLRGWQQMFKAELKRLQRHYNHSGSHTYQRMIGCELLEDGSTTGFLQYAYDGQDFLIFNKDSLSWLAVDNVAHTVKRAWEANQHELRYQKNWLEKECIAWLKRFHSPSLSLLQLSGLF